The Sander lucioperca isolate FBNREF2018 chromosome 15, SLUC_FBN_1.2, whole genome shotgun sequence genome window below encodes:
- the cdc42ep3 gene encoding cdc42 effector protein 3, with the protein MPAKAPIYLKPTNNKKGKKCRLRDILSPDMISPPLGDFRHTIHIGKGGERDAFGDMSFLQGKYELLPGKGDVHPQYGIQSEFLRANSTGDASFAETPSPVLKNAISLPTIGGCQALTLPLISSTVFSMPPEPLEDITGSTAPIKPDSTEEVEILQMDALLRSMDIFSSEPSSPSADIQTKPDVLLDLLENTYKSTSKAVAKANKINKSETRFDKPSSYYINGHSNSTFKANGSLNSNMSTDSFDSFKGDFQNKICNGSKSLNGNGNCNGYGHFNNDITLGFKQELSKCNGEWVDRDSGVEEGRICDFELDFSKEKSMSQDSLAQITGSFLSLELDLGPSILDDVLNIMDKPAAKSRP; encoded by the coding sequence ATGCCAGCGAAAGCACCCATATACCTGAAACCCACCAACAATAAGAAGGGAAAGAAATGTCGCCTCAGAGATATTTTGTCCCCAGACATGATCAGTCCACCACTTGGGGACTTTCGCCACACCATACACATCGGCAAGGGCGGGGAGAGAGATGCCTTTGGAGACATGTCTTTCCTCCAGGGGAAGTATGAACTCCTGCCAGGGAAGGGAGACGTACATCCTCAGTATGGCATCCAAAGTGAGTTTCTGAGAGCCAACAGCACCGGAGATGCTTCCTTTGCCGAGACCCCCTCTCCGGTGCTCAAGAACGCCATCTCCCTCCCAACTATCGGTGGCTGCCAGGCGCTTACCCTTCCCCTGATCTCCTCCACTGTGTTCTCCATGCCTCCGGAGCCGTTGGAGGACATCACGGGGTCTACAGCTCCCATCAAACCTGACAGCACAGAGGAGGTAGAGATCCTGCAGATGGATGCTCTGTTGCGCTCCATGGACATCTTCAGTAGTGAGCCATCATCTCCCTCCGCAGATATCCAGACAAAGCCTGACGTCCTCCTGGATCTGCTGGAAAACACTTATAAGTCCACCTCTAAGGCGGTTGCCAAAGCcaacaaaataaacaagagTGAAACCAGGTTTGACAAGCCATCGTCCTATTATATCAACGGTCACAGCAACAGCACCTTCAAAGCCAACGGAAGCCTGAACAGTAACATGAGCACCGACAGCTTTGACAGCTTTAAAGGGGACTTCCAGAACAAGATCTGCAATGGCAGCAAGAGTCTCAACGGCAACGGCAACTGCAATGGTTATGGACACTTTAACAATGACATTACCCTGGGCTTCAAGCAGGAGCTCTCAAAGTGCAATGGAGAGTGGGTGGACAGGGACAGTGGAGTGGAGGAGGGCCGCATCTGTGATTTTGAGTTGGACTTTTCCAAGGAGAAGAGCATGTCGCAGGATTCCCTCGCCCAGATCACGGGGTCATTCCTCTCCCTTGAACTTGATCTGGGCCCGTCCATCCTGGATGACGTGCTCAACATAATGGATAAACCCGCAGCGAAGAGCAGGCCTTGA